GCCTTCCCCACTTTGAGATCGTCGGCCTCCCGGACTCAGCGGTCCGTGAAGCCAGGGAAAGGGTTCGCTCCGCCATCCGCAACAGCCAGTTTGCCTTTCCCTTGCAGCGCATCACGGTCAACCTGGCGCCTGCCGACATAAAAAAGGAAGGTTCCGCCTTTGATCTGGCCATTGCCCTGGGAATTCTGATTGCAGACGGACAGTTGCCTTCCCAGGGTGATCGCGGCACAGTGTGGATTGGCGAGGTCGCGTTGGATGGCACGGTTCGATCGGTTCCCGGGGTTCTGTCGATGGTCATGGAAGCCAAGGCAAAGGGGTTTGAGCAGGTGGTGGTCCCTGCGGAAAACGGGGATGAGGCCAGACTGATTGAAGGCATCCGGGTGTTCCCCGTTCGCCATCTCCGGGATGCGGTGAGGCAGCTTTTTGGAGAGAATCCAGGAGAGCCGGTATCGGTCCAAGGGGTGCAAGCCGGCCAAGTACATACGGGGTATATACAAGGAAATCAAGAATCGTGGATGCAGAACCAAATCCAGCGGGTATCCGGTCAGGATGAAGAAGGTCACGGCAGTGAAGCGGGGCATGGAACGAGTGAAAAACCGAATCAGACGCTTCATCATCAAAAAGAGCCGTTGCAAAAGCCAAATGAGGCAATCCCGGAAGAGATGGTCGATCTGGCTGACATCAAGGGACAGTATCAGGCCAAACGGGCGTTGGTGGTGGCGGCGGCGGGAATGCACAACCTCCTGATGATCGGGCCGCCCGGTTCCGGGAAGACGATGCTGGCCCGGAGCCTGCCGGGAATCCTCCCGCCGCTTTCCATGGAGGAGGCCCTTGAGGTGACCAAAATTTACAGTGTGGCAGGGCTCTTAAAAGAACGGGGCCGCTTGATCCGGCAGAGGCCCTTTCGTGCGCCGCATCATTCGATTTCCCCGCCGGGCCTGATCGGAGGCGGGAACATCCCGCGGCCCGGAGAAGTGAGCCTGGCGCACCGGGGCGTGCTGTTTCTGGACGAGCTGCCCGAGTTTTCGCGCAGTGCGCTGGAGGTGTTGCGCCAACCCCTGGAGGATGGTGAGGTTACCCTCTCACGAGCCCGGATGACGCTGAGTTATCCCGCCGTTCTGACCCTTGTCTGTTCGCTCAATCCGTGTCCCTGCGGCTTTTTTGGGTCTGAGGATGAGCGGCATGCCTGCATCTGCACGCCCCACCAGATTCAGCGGTACCGGAGCAGGATTTCCGGACCTCTCCTGGACCGGATCGACATCCAGATCGAGGTGCCGCGAGTGGAATACCGCCAGCTTGCTGCCGATGAACCTGGGGAACGTTCGTCGGACATCCGCGAGCGATTGACACACGTCTGGCAGGTTCAGGAGGAACGGTTTCGGCAGGAACAAAACCAAAAGGGAAAATGGCCGATTCGTTTCAACGCGCAAATGTCTCCACGCCTGGTGAGGAAATATGTGGTACTCCACCCGGAAGCCAGGGATTTGCTGCGACAGGCGTTTGAAACGTTTGGCCTGAGCGCCCGCGCTCACGACCGGATTCTCAAAGTGGCCCGGACGATTGCCGACCTGGATGGATCGGAGCAGGTGGACATTCCGCATTTGGCGGAGGCCATCCAGTACCGCTGTCTGGATCGGGGGACGAATGGACAACCTTGAAAACAACTGGTTCCTCATCCATGGTCGGTAAGACATATCCTTATCGGCCACATTTTTCATCCAGACGTGATTTCCCTGTTTGCCGGAAGACAAGGGGAATGATCCCGCTTGCCCCGCAACCTCGTTGTTTGATTAAACGGCCGGCGTTTGAACCATTTGCGCGATATCCTGTTCAAAATCCAACGGTTCTTCTGTCGGTTCGTAACGGCGTACGACTTGGCCGTTCCGGTCGATCAGAAACTTGGTGAAATTCCACTTGATTTCATTTCCCAAATAGTATTCCGGGTACTTTTCGGCGATGAGTTGCTTCAACAATCTTCCGGGTGCGGTTTCTTCGTCAAACCCCTTAAACGGTGCCTGTTTTTTTAGGTATTGAAACAATGGGTGTGCGTTTGTTCCGTTCACCTCAATTTTTGCAAAGACCGGAAAAGTAACCCCGTAGTTCCGCTGGCAAAAGGCCACCGCTTCTTCGCTGGAACCAGGCTCCTGGCCGCCAAATTGGTTGCACGGAAAGCCCAACACTTCAAAACCATATTCCTTATACTTGTCATATAATTTTTGCAGGTCCTCGAATTGCGGTGTAAATCCGCATTTACTCGCCGTATTCACGATGAGCAGGACCTTACCCTTATAATCTTCCAGTGATTTTGTTTCTCCATGGGCTGTTTGTACCTCAAATTGATAGACGGACATCGGGTTCCCTCCTGTAGATTAGATTGATCCATCCATTTTATGATAATAATTATAAAAAAATACTTTTTTTAAATCAATATGGGAATGCAGGTTGCGCGTTCCAGAAAGGTCATCCAGTACCGCTGGCTGGATCGGAGCGCAAATTGAAAACCGGGGTCTCTCAGGAGAAACCCCGGCAACTTCATTGATTAAACCATTTTCGCGATATCTGGAAAAACCAGTTTGGAGATGTACGGCTATATCTCCAGCGCTGCCACGTAGCCTTCGTAGACCGCTTCCTCCAACGTGCGTG
The nucleotide sequence above comes from Bacillus thermozeamaize. Encoded proteins:
- a CDS encoding glutathione peroxidase — encoded protein: MSVYQFEVQTAHGETKSLEDYKGKVLLIVNTASKCGFTPQFEDLQKLYDKYKEYGFEVLGFPCNQFGGQEPGSSEEAVAFCQRNYGVTFPVFAKIEVNGTNAHPLFQYLKKQAPFKGFDEETAPGRLLKQLIAEKYPEYYLGNEIKWNFTKFLIDRNGQVVRRYEPTEEPLDFEQDIAQMVQTPAV